The following are encoded in a window of Sphingobium sp. AP49 genomic DNA:
- a CDS encoding carboxymuconolactone decarboxylase family protein, whose translation MTEPTDARRSFGDLAPHLAEITDKTLFGDVWADPALSPRDRSLITITSLISLYRGNELPFHLQRALDNGLTREEIIATITHLAFYAGWPPAMTALGIARKLFDDAQG comes from the coding sequence ATGACCGAACCGACCGACGCGCGCCGATCCTTTGGCGATCTGGCGCCTCATCTGGCTGAAATCACCGACAAGACCCTGTTTGGCGATGTCTGGGCCGATCCGGCATTGTCGCCGCGCGACCGTAGCCTGATCACCATCACCAGCCTCATTTCGCTTTATCGTGGCAATGAGCTGCCCTTTCATCTGCAGCGGGCGCTGGACAACGGGCTGACCCGCGAGGAGATCATCGCCACCATCACCCATCTGGCCTTTTATGCCGGCTGGCCGCCGGCGATGACCGCGCTCGGCATTGCCCGCAAGCTGTTCGATGATGCGCAGGGTTAA
- a CDS encoding YggS family pyridoxal phosphate-dependent enzyme, producing the protein MTTDIPEAATRLATLRDQIDRTARLTQRSADDITLIAVSKTQPAEAIVPLIHAGQRVFGENRVQESQDKWPALREAFSDLTLHLVGQLQSNKATDAVALFDVIHSLDRPSLLTALAKAMDTTGKRVPCFIQVNIGMEEQKGGCPIGEVPALIAAARGADIPLLGLMCVPPADVEAAPYFALLAKMAREEGLPRLSMGMSGDFETALMLGATDIRVGTALFGERAPVSRPVPRSGLGMIRNSPAR; encoded by the coding sequence ATGACTACCGACATCCCCGAAGCTGCGACCCGCCTTGCCACTCTGCGCGACCAGATCGACCGCACCGCCCGCCTGACCCAGCGCAGCGCCGACGACATCACCCTGATCGCCGTGTCCAAGACTCAACCTGCCGAAGCGATTGTTCCGCTGATCCACGCCGGCCAGCGCGTCTTCGGCGAAAACCGCGTTCAGGAAAGCCAGGACAAATGGCCGGCCTTGCGCGAGGCGTTCTCGGATCTGACCCTGCATCTGGTTGGCCAGCTTCAGTCGAACAAGGCAACCGACGCCGTCGCCCTGTTCGACGTCATCCATTCGCTCGACCGCCCGTCACTACTGACCGCGCTCGCCAAGGCGATGGACACAACGGGCAAGCGCGTGCCCTGCTTCATCCAGGTGAATATCGGGATGGAGGAGCAAAAGGGCGGCTGTCCGATCGGCGAGGTTCCGGCGTTGATTGCGGCCGCGCGAGGCGCCGACATCCCTCTGCTAGGCCTGATGTGCGTGCCCCCGGCCGACGTCGAAGCGGCACCCTATTTTGCCCTGCTCGCGAAAATGGCGCGGGAAGAGGGCCTCCCGCGCCTGTCGATGGGCATGTCGGGCGATTTCGAGACCGCCCTGATGCTGGGCGCCACCGACATTCGCGTCGGCACCGCCCTGTTCGGCGAACGCGCGCCCGTCAGCCGCCCCGTTCCCCGGAGCGGCCTGGGGATGATCAGAAACTCCCCCGCAAGGTGA
- a CDS encoding DUF3576 domain-containing protein, giving the protein MVRRLPAPVSAGLILAALLPLAACGGGAKERPKTDLAASKVTTIGVNAYLWRATLDTLSFMPMVQTDSNGGVIVTDWYANPNSPGERMKVTVSILDQDLRADALRVVASRQVNQNGQWVDSPVQAATVQKLEEIILTRARDLRRMAIAG; this is encoded by the coding sequence ATGGTCCGCCGCCTTCCTGCCCCCGTTTCCGCCGGCCTTATTCTGGCCGCGCTCCTGCCGCTTGCCGCCTGTGGCGGCGGTGCCAAGGAGCGGCCCAAGACCGATCTGGCTGCATCGAAGGTGACGACCATCGGCGTCAACGCCTATCTGTGGCGTGCTACGCTGGATACGCTGTCCTTCATGCCGATGGTACAGACGGATTCCAACGGCGGCGTCATCGTCACGGACTGGTATGCCAATCCGAACAGCCCGGGCGAACGGATGAAGGTGACCGTATCGATCCTGGATCAGGATCTGCGTGCTGACGCGCTGCGCGTGGTGGCGAGCCGTCAGGTGAACCAGAACGGCCAGTGGGTCGATTCCCCGGTCCAGGCGGCAACCGTGCAGAAGCTGGAAGAAATCATTCTGACCCGCGCCCGCGACCTGCGCCGTATGGCGATCGCCGGCTAA
- a CDS encoding TonB-dependent receptor, which produces MHKSLWLLSAGAVALVGAMPLAHAQDTAPQAAAETNSADIIVTATRRASPLSDVPIAVSAVGQQAMQNSGANDIRALNQLAPSLLVSSTGSEANGSARIRGIGTVGDNPGLESSVAVFIDGVYRSRTGAGLNDLGEIERVEVLRGPQGTLFGRNASAGLLNIVSKAPEFTLGGKAEITYGNYDYWRLAGRITGPIAKGIALSLDGVWSKRDGFYDLVDTSGNKVGDTNDRDRYFLRGQALIEPTDALSIRLIGDYTNRDESCCGAAYIETRERRPATGGGYTTAPFNRIGAILAGQGSVFPTDPYDRELTITEGRNYVSKLKDWGVSGEINYDLGGAKLTSITAYRDYKSRDYGDYDYSGADLLYRDPNTYRQFKTFTQELRAQGSAFGEVLDWLVGGYYANEKLTLEDNIRFGADYGRFAACRLMAGAGATSNFTAAQLAACGSGLATSALIGGTQANLNAGLTAALINAGLPAGVAAAQAGAISTGLGNGLRALAAIPEGTGDVASIYRQKSENWALFTHNIIHVTKTLDLTLGLRYTHESKKFSSDFNNNNATCAALQASSLPTLATNAALGSAAALAGGILTLGCLGNGSTTLNALDLNDKISDGEFTGTAVLSWKPVEELLVYGSYSKGYKAGGYNMDRFQLGSTGLNTVPAVYSPRTNADVTSLRFAPEKVNAFEIGLKYAQPKWSANIAAFRQEFKNFQLNTFNGTSFVVQNINGCDSALSATRTCAEDDVGPGLISQGVELELTASPVRNFRLTGGLTYARAKFADRLVGSGDGSVPLDPALFLLPGSINSNAPQLVTTASAAWTPDIGSNGLSALFYIDGRLMSDYNTGSDLFPEKRQDGFAVVNARIGIRGKDQRWAVEFWGQNIFNQDYTQVAFSSPLQSSSPATSTTGQFAQGAPMANQLISAYLAEPRTYGITLRGSF; this is translated from the coding sequence ATGCACAAGAGCCTTTGGCTGCTGTCCGCCGGTGCCGTCGCACTGGTGGGCGCCATGCCGCTTGCCCACGCCCAGGATACCGCGCCGCAGGCTGCGGCCGAAACCAACAGCGCCGACATCATCGTGACGGCGACCCGCCGCGCCAGTCCATTGTCGGACGTGCCGATCGCGGTGTCGGCCGTCGGTCAGCAGGCAATGCAGAATAGCGGCGCCAACGACATCCGCGCGCTTAACCAGCTCGCGCCTTCGCTGCTGGTGTCCTCGACCGGAAGCGAGGCGAATGGCTCTGCGCGTATTCGCGGCATTGGCACGGTCGGCGACAATCCGGGGCTGGAAAGCTCGGTCGCGGTGTTCATCGACGGCGTCTATCGCTCGCGCACCGGCGCGGGCCTTAATGACCTGGGCGAGATCGAGCGGGTCGAGGTGTTGCGTGGACCGCAGGGGACCCTGTTCGGCCGCAATGCGTCCGCCGGTCTGCTGAATATCGTCAGCAAGGCACCGGAATTCACGCTGGGTGGCAAGGCCGAGATCACCTATGGCAATTATGATTATTGGCGACTGGCCGGGCGCATTACCGGCCCGATCGCCAAGGGGATTGCGCTGAGCCTGGATGGCGTCTGGTCGAAACGTGACGGTTTCTACGATCTGGTCGACACCAGCGGCAACAAGGTCGGCGACACCAATGACCGCGACCGCTATTTCCTGCGTGGCCAGGCGCTGATCGAGCCGACCGACGCTCTCTCCATCCGCCTGATCGGCGATTATACCAATCGCGATGAAAGCTGCTGCGGTGCGGCCTATATCGAAACGCGCGAGCGGCGGCCGGCGACGGGCGGCGGCTACACCACCGCGCCGTTCAATCGCATCGGCGCGATCCTGGCGGGGCAGGGCAGCGTCTTCCCCACCGATCCTTATGATCGCGAGCTGACCATCACCGAGGGACGCAATTATGTCAGCAAGCTCAAGGATTGGGGCGTTTCGGGCGAGATCAACTATGATCTGGGTGGCGCCAAGCTGACCAGCATCACCGCCTATCGCGACTATAAATCCCGCGACTATGGCGATTATGATTATTCGGGCGCGGACCTGTTGTACCGCGATCCCAACACCTATCGCCAATTCAAGACCTTCACCCAGGAGTTGCGGGCGCAGGGGTCGGCCTTTGGCGAGGTTCTCGACTGGCTTGTTGGCGGCTATTACGCCAATGAGAAGCTGACGCTGGAGGATAATATCCGCTTCGGCGCCGATTATGGCCGCTTTGCCGCCTGCCGTCTGATGGCGGGCGCGGGGGCGACGAGCAACTTCACTGCCGCGCAGTTGGCGGCCTGTGGCAGCGGCCTTGCCACATCGGCGTTGATCGGCGGTACGCAGGCGAACCTGAATGCCGGACTGACGGCCGCGCTGATCAATGCTGGTCTGCCAGCGGGCGTCGCGGCGGCGCAGGCGGGGGCGATCTCGACCGGTCTGGGCAATGGCCTGCGTGCGCTGGCGGCGATTCCGGAGGGCACCGGCGATGTTGCTTCCATCTATCGCCAGAAGAGCGAGAACTGGGCGCTGTTCACCCATAATATCATTCATGTCACCAAGACGCTCGATCTGACCCTGGGGCTGCGCTACACGCATGAGTCGAAGAAATTCTCGTCAGATTTCAATAATAACAACGCAACCTGCGCGGCCCTGCAGGCCTCTTCGCTGCCGACCTTGGCGACCAATGCGGCGCTGGGCAGTGCGGCAGCTCTGGCGGGTGGCATCCTGACGCTGGGGTGTCTGGGCAATGGCTCCACCACGCTCAATGCGCTCGACCTCAACGACAAGATCAGCGATGGCGAATTCACCGGCACGGCGGTGCTGTCGTGGAAGCCGGTTGAGGAACTGCTGGTCTATGGCAGCTATTCCAAGGGCTATAAGGCAGGCGGCTATAATATGGACCGCTTCCAGCTGGGATCGACCGGCCTGAACACCGTGCCGGCGGTCTATAGTCCGCGGACGAATGCCGATGTGACCAGCCTGCGCTTCGCCCCGGAAAAAGTGAATGCCTTTGAAATCGGCTTGAAATATGCCCAGCCGAAGTGGAGCGCGAACATTGCCGCCTTCCGTCAGGAGTTCAAGAATTTCCAGCTGAATACTTTCAACGGCACCAGCTTCGTCGTGCAGAATATCAATGGCTGCGACAGTGCCCTGTCGGCAACGCGGACCTGCGCGGAGGATGATGTCGGCCCGGGCCTGATCAGCCAGGGTGTGGAACTGGAACTGACGGCATCACCGGTGCGCAATTTCCGCCTGACCGGCGGGTTGACCTATGCCCGGGCGAAGTTTGCCGATCGGTTGGTCGGCAGCGGCGATGGCAGCGTGCCGCTGGATCCGGCATTGTTCCTGCTGCCCGGATCGATCAACAGCAATGCGCCGCAGCTGGTGACGACGGCGAGCGCAGCCTGGACGCCGGATATCGGTTCCAATGGCCTGTCGGCGCTCTTCTATATCGATGGCCGCCTGATGAGCGATTATAATACCGGGTCGGATCTGTTCCCGGAGAAGCGGCAGGATGGCTTTGCCGTGGTCAATGCCCGTATCGGTATTCGCGGCAAGGATCAGCGCTGGGCGGTCGAATTCTGGGGCCAGAATATCTTCAACCAGGATTATACCCAGGTCGCCTTCAGCAGCCCGCTCCAGTCGAGCAGCCCGGCGACATCGACCACCGGCCAGTTTGCGCAGGGCGCGCCGATGGCGAACCAGCTGATCTCCGCCTATCTGGCGGAACCCCGCACCTATGGCATCACCTTGCGGGGGAGTTTCTGA
- a CDS encoding putative quinol monooxygenase: protein MMRRVKPAMGALTLAAFMLAVGAGRQARALTVPDKPIVRIAEVEIDPAQIEEYKTYLREEIAASVAREPGVLSLSAVAIAGQPASIRLLEVYASDAAYQAHLRTPHFLKYKQGTADMVRSLRLIETEPVMLCAKGGGSYC, encoded by the coding sequence ATGATGCGCAGGGTTAAGCCGGCCATGGGCGCGTTGACGCTGGCCGCCTTCATGCTGGCCGTCGGCGCGGGGCGGCAGGCCAGGGCGCTGACCGTGCCGGACAAGCCGATCGTGCGGATCGCCGAGGTGGAAATCGATCCCGCGCAGATCGAGGAATATAAGACCTATCTGCGCGAGGAGATTGCCGCCTCGGTTGCGCGGGAGCCGGGGGTGCTGTCGCTGTCGGCGGTGGCGATCGCCGGCCAGCCGGCCAGCATCCGCCTGCTGGAAGTCTATGCCAGCGACGCGGCCTATCAGGCGCATCTCAGGACACCACATTTCCTGAAATATAAGCAGGGAACCGCCGACATGGTGCGATCGCTGCGCCTGATCGAGACGGAACCTGTCATGCTCTGCGCCAAGGGCGGTGGCAGTTACTGCTGA
- a CDS encoding thiamine phosphate synthase, giving the protein MHARHRKKLPGLWLMTDERVADAQLLAAAARLPRGLAGIVFRHYRTEPVKRRALFEALRTIARRRRLVLMLAGDARAATAWRADGWHGRDGRRASRQLIHSLAAHDAQEIEAATRADMVFLSPLFPTRSHPGAGALGRGGFAALARQAKAPVIALGGVRAKHRHLLRGIGAAGWAAIDGLTGDI; this is encoded by the coding sequence ATGCACGCCCGCCACCGCAAAAAACTGCCCGGCCTCTGGCTGATGACCGACGAGCGGGTGGCGGATGCGCAATTGCTGGCAGCGGCGGCCCGATTGCCGCGTGGGCTGGCGGGGATAGTCTTTCGCCATTATCGCACCGAGCCGGTGAAGCGGCGGGCGTTGTTCGAGGCGTTGCGGACGATCGCGCGACGGCGGCGGCTGGTGCTGATGCTGGCGGGAGATGCGCGCGCGGCGACGGCGTGGCGTGCGGATGGCTGGCATGGGCGGGATGGGCGTAGGGCTTCCCGGCAACTTATCCACAGCCTGGCCGCGCATGATGCGCAGGAGATAGAGGCTGCTACGCGGGCGGATATGGTCTTCCTGTCGCCCTTGTTTCCGACCCGCTCTCATCCTGGCGCCGGCGCGCTGGGGCGAGGGGGCTTTGCGGCGCTTGCGCGGCAGGCGAAGGCGCCGGTGATCGCATTGGGCGGGGTCAGGGCAAAGCACCGGCATCTGCTGCGCGGGATCGGGGCAGCGGGCTGGGCGGCGATCGACGGACTGACCGGCGATATATGA
- the pdeM gene encoding ligase-associated DNA damage response endonuclease PdeM, whose protein sequence is MVPLSFAGHDFLALPEAALFWPAQGALLVADLHFEKASWYARFGQFLPPHDSAATLDMIEALVARTGARAIWSLGDSFHDADGAARLDPQARARLQALTERLDWLWITGNHDVGVVQMPGGRRAVEAEVEGIWLRHEADPADPRPEISGHFHPKLRLSVRGRHVSRRCFVGSPTKLILPALGALTGGLDAGHGEIQRAVGPGAMALVPVSDRLLRFPLT, encoded by the coding sequence ATGGTTCCCCTTTCGTTCGCAGGTCATGATTTCCTGGCATTGCCGGAGGCAGCTTTGTTCTGGCCGGCGCAGGGGGCGTTGCTGGTGGCCGACCTGCATTTCGAGAAGGCGAGCTGGTATGCCCGCTTCGGTCAGTTTCTGCCGCCCCATGACAGCGCGGCGACGCTGGACATGATCGAGGCACTGGTGGCGCGCACCGGCGCGCGGGCGATCTGGTCGCTGGGCGACAGTTTTCACGATGCCGATGGCGCGGCGCGACTGGACCCGCAGGCGCGGGCGCGATTGCAGGCGCTGACCGAACGGCTCGACTGGCTGTGGATAACTGGCAATCATGACGTCGGTGTGGTGCAGATGCCGGGCGGGCGCCGCGCGGTCGAGGCGGAGGTGGAAGGCATCTGGTTGCGGCATGAGGCCGACCCGGCCGATCCCCGGCCGGAAATATCGGGCCATTTCCATCCCAAGTTGCGCCTGTCCGTGCGTGGTCGCCATGTGTCGCGCCGCTGCTTCGTCGGATCACCGACCAAACTGATCCTGCCAGCGCTCGGCGCGCTGACCGGCGGGCTGGACGCGGGCCATGGCGAGATACAACGGGCGGTGGGACCGGGTGCGATGGCGTTGGTGCCGGTTTCCGACCGATTGCTGCGCTTTCCGCTGACGTAA